In a single window of the Helicobacter felis ATCC 49179 genome:
- a CDS encoding FUSC family protein yields MLYSLKRAVHLHDPGYFSLIYALKATFTTFICAGLGALFFAPSVTIWAGFQAIFIHFLSVLISDKDHEIHYLLMFVLLSCVNILLFYPIAHFGVWLCVPIFVVTFLVGMSMAYSPDLHKVCNTALSNGIVTCLFVDAHAPIDLKQSLGMVSLLGLLSIVLQYFIFVSKYSTFTKKRFGILLSNMELMLEYANHPHDYALIKTQVLQQIQNTKTILNSKSSKIKDPHTIQNLQRSLFQLHALEEMYHSIHSIYGHFNTQALELVRQELLLNFKILAGLFAQKNVPLRTDALQHLDPHVDKLVQRSLEIIYNKMHTFLIGGEMPLNPHNTPLPSPKNIFHAFHIKNPIFQYAFKYATAMGIAVFIARYFGFNHGMWIAMATLLVSRSSLGSTKEAQIEFVKGSAIGLLPGLLVVWLLGESWAFGVFLGVSIFLFIYLKVYSYTTWAAALMFAFVLCFSLFKQQFVDLVAARLIDIAIGISIVYAVFLFIWPKYDKDTFIQHTQNTLSTLKNLLSLTLQPNSPHVLTTQKVFLEQFNDFRLCLKNARSETADTKSIEALFRALKCLDVLDTSSYRLYEFCQSTPLSEETQLFVHNNTRLILNRYTQMLNYIHNKPHFFKPQEAGRLLGISKDLDLLFNTLFSTQNKLFAELTLVFKY; encoded by the coding sequence GTGTTATATAGTCTTAAGCGCGCTGTTCACCTTCACGATCCGGGTTATTTCAGTCTGATTTATGCGCTTAAGGCGACCTTTACAACTTTTATTTGTGCGGGGTTGGGGGCCCTCTTTTTTGCCCCCTCTGTTACGATTTGGGCAGGGTTTCAGGCTATTTTTATCCATTTCTTGAGTGTGCTTATCAGCGATAAAGATCACGAAATCCATTACCTATTGATGTTTGTGTTGCTCAGCTGTGTGAATATTCTACTTTTTTATCCCATCGCACATTTTGGGGTGTGGTTGTGTGTACCCATATTTGTGGTTACTTTTTTAGTGGGCATGTCTATGGCCTATAGTCCGGATCTGCATAAAGTTTGCAACACTGCTCTCTCTAATGGGATTGTAACTTGTCTATTTGTAGACGCGCATGCGCCCATCGACCTCAAGCAGAGTTTGGGAATGGTGAGTTTGCTTGGTCTACTAAGTATTGTGCTGCAGTACTTTATTTTTGTTTCCAAATACAGCACTTTCACTAAAAAGCGTTTTGGTATTCTGCTCTCAAATATGGAGCTAATGCTAGAATACGCTAACCATCCCCATGATTACGCCTTGATCAAGACTCAGGTGCTGCAGCAGATTCAAAACACTAAAACAATCCTGAACTCTAAATCTAGCAAGATCAAAGACCCCCACACTATCCAAAACCTACAACGAAGCCTTTTCCAGCTCCATGCCTTAGAAGAGATGTACCATTCTATCCACTCAATTTATGGGCATTTTAATACCCAAGCCCTTGAGCTTGTGCGCCAAGAACTCTTACTCAACTTTAAGATTCTAGCCGGTTTGTTTGCCCAAAAAAATGTCCCTCTGCGCACCGATGCCCTGCAACATCTTGATCCCCATGTAGATAAGTTAGTGCAACGCTCCTTAGAAATCATCTATAATAAAATGCACACCTTTTTAATAGGTGGGGAAATGCCCCTCAATCCTCATAATACTCCCCTGCCCTCACCCAAAAATATTTTCCATGCTTTTCACATTAAAAACCCCATTTTTCAATACGCCTTTAAATACGCCACGGCTATGGGCATCGCCGTTTTTATCGCACGCTATTTTGGTTTTAACCATGGCATGTGGATTGCGATGGCAACCTTACTTGTTTCGCGCTCTTCTCTAGGGAGCACTAAAGAAGCACAAATAGAATTTGTCAAAGGGTCAGCCATTGGGTTATTGCCCGGTTTATTGGTGGTGTGGCTTTTAGGAGAGAGCTGGGCGTTTGGTGTCTTTTTGGGAGTGTCCATTTTTCTTTTTATCTACCTAAAGGTGTATTCCTACACCACTTGGGCGGCTGCGCTGATGTTTGCCTTTGTGCTCTGTTTTTCACTCTTTAAACAACAATTTGTTGATTTGGTCGCCGCGCGCTTGATAGACATTGCTATAGGTATTAGTATTGTCTATGCTGTTTTTCTCTTTATATGGCCCAAATACGATAAAGATACCTTCATCCAACACACCCAAAACACTTTGAGCACCCTTAAAAATCTCTTAAGTCTCACACTCCAACCCAATAGCCCCCATGTTTTGACAACCCAAAAGGTATTTTTAGAACAATTTAACGATTTTAGACTTTGTTTAAAAAACGCGCGCAGTGAAACCGCTGATACCAAGAGCATTGAGGCCCTCTTTAGAGCTCTCAAATGCCTAGATGTGCTAGATACTTCTAGCTATCGCCTCTATGAGTTTTGCCAATCTACCCCTCTTTCTGAAGAAACCCAACTTTTTGTGCACAATAATACCCGCCTCATTCTCAATCGTTATACCCAAATGCTCAACTACATTCACAACAAACCCCATTTTTTTAAGCCACAGGAAGCAGGGCGCTTATTGGGCATTAGCAAGGATTTAGACTTGCTATTCAATACTCTTTTTAGCACACAAAACAAACTTTTTGCAGAACTCACGCTTGTGTTTAAATACTAA
- a CDS encoding methyl-accepting chemotaxis protein: MNFKTKILLVLAGSLSMIFLTIIFIINRTVSTNIATRVQHSLNSAVTLISASIADWDDNIRTGITSSVQHLEAMNLQDSVRILQMLNFIHYSMNTESTYIGFKDGQILGTMASIPEGYDPRKRPWYKKAQEKNGIAVSSPYIDAFTQKMILTYSIPVYEKGVFQGVLGMDMNLDRLWQGDKRFHFEGGRVHILDSQALVIRSNKFKKGESYYDSHKYPGGKELTDRILATHSGFTEHIARNTDKFYVYTTVPKLGWKILGVINKDDAFARLYKLRNTLVILAILSIVGSSLLLFGVIQILFKPLIRLRDLVMDLVSDEGDLTKRLEVKGKDEIAVISENINKLLEKIQGIISKIKELSSQNSKIANTLHQNANDVQKHLQENTGYISRAVNNGNEIVHTILAGADNAHGNNANLVQTGDNLGGVRVKIADLSLNLANNAQVGVEFSHKLEEASKNTANIKAVLTIISEIADQTNLLALNAAIEAARAGEHGRGFAVVADEVRKLAEKTQKSLTEIHGTINEVVQSVGDISQNFHKNAQDILKTSELTNELQAVVDTNVQSIQVVIEATTKDVEEFKHMAEAIKGVVKEVQEISKLASLDYESVQEVGKASTSLTQMAHIFNEELGKFKV; the protein is encoded by the coding sequence ATGAATTTTAAAACAAAAATTTTGCTGGTTTTGGCTGGATCATTAAGCATGATCTTTTTGACTATCATTTTTATCATCAATCGAACCGTGAGCACTAATATTGCAACTAGGGTGCAACATTCTTTAAATTCAGCCGTTACTCTAATCTCTGCCTCCATTGCAGATTGGGATGACAATATCCGCACGGGGATTACAAGTTCCGTGCAACATTTAGAGGCGATGAATTTACAAGATAGTGTGCGCATCTTGCAAATGTTAAATTTCATCCACTACAGCATGAACACTGAGAGCACCTACATTGGCTTTAAAGATGGCCAAATTTTGGGCACAATGGCCTCCATACCTGAGGGTTACGATCCTAGAAAACGCCCATGGTATAAAAAAGCGCAGGAAAAAAATGGCATCGCCGTTTCTAGTCCCTATATAGATGCCTTTACTCAAAAAATGATCCTCACTTATTCTATCCCGGTTTATGAAAAAGGGGTTTTTCAGGGTGTTTTAGGGATGGATATGAATTTAGACCGATTGTGGCAAGGTGATAAAAGATTTCATTTTGAAGGAGGGCGTGTGCATATCTTAGATTCGCAGGCCCTAGTGATCCGTTCAAATAAATTCAAAAAAGGAGAGAGTTATTACGACTCGCATAAATATCCGGGTGGTAAAGAACTCACCGATCGTATTCTAGCTACCCATTCAGGTTTTACTGAACATATTGCTAGAAACACAGATAAGTTTTATGTCTACACCACCGTGCCCAAATTGGGTTGGAAAATCTTGGGTGTGATCAATAAAGATGATGCCTTTGCTAGACTTTACAAGTTGCGCAACACTTTGGTAATTCTTGCCATTCTCTCCATTGTGGGCAGTTCTCTCCTCTTATTTGGAGTGATTCAAATTCTTTTCAAGCCTTTGATTAGACTACGCGATCTTGTCATGGATTTAGTTTCTGATGAGGGCGATCTTACCAAAAGATTAGAGGTTAAGGGCAAGGATGAAATCGCCGTGATTTCTGAGAATATCAATAAACTTTTAGAAAAAATTCAAGGGATTATTTCCAAAATCAAGGAACTTAGTTCTCAAAACAGCAAGATCGCCAACACGCTACACCAAAACGCCAACGATGTGCAAAAACATCTTCAAGAGAATACAGGCTATATCTCTAGAGCTGTGAATAATGGTAATGAGATTGTGCACACCATTTTAGCAGGGGCCGACAACGCCCATGGCAATAATGCGAATTTAGTGCAAACTGGCGATAATTTAGGCGGTGTGCGTGTTAAAATTGCTGATTTAAGCTTAAACCTTGCCAATAACGCGCAGGTGGGCGTGGAGTTTTCTCATAAGCTTGAAGAGGCCTCTAAAAATACCGCAAATATCAAGGCGGTCTTAACCATCATCTCTGAAATTGCCGATCAAACCAATTTATTAGCCCTAAATGCTGCCATTGAGGCTGCGCGCGCAGGAGAACATGGAAGAGGCTTTGCGGTGGTGGCTGATGAAGTGAGAAAACTAGCTGAGAAGACGCAAAAATCCCTGACAGAAATTCATGGCACGATCAATGAAGTTGTGCAGAGTGTGGGGGATATTAGCCAAAACTTCCACAAGAACGCGCAAGACATTTTAAAGACTTCTGAGCTCACTAACGAACTCCAAGCGGTGGTAGACACCAATGTACAAAGTATTCAGGTGGTGATTGAGGCGACCACAAAGGATGTTGAAGAATTTAAACACATGGCTGAAGCGATTAAAGGAGTCGTCAAAGAAGTTCAAGAAATTAGTAAGCTCGCTTCCCTAGACTATGAGAGTGTGCAGGAAGTGGGCAAAGCAAGCACCTCTTTAACCCAAATGGCACATATCTTTAATGAAGAATTGGGCAAATTCAAAGTCTGA